The genomic segment CTGAAACAACTGGATGATGAACGGATTCTGCGGAACCGCCAGAGCGAAGGTTGGCAACAACAACTGAAGAACGCTGAAACGCAAAAATCCCGAGTCTGGCGTCGGGCCGAAGCCGGATTGCTGGAATCCCAGCGTCAGTTAGCCGCTAGCCGGTTCGCTGATATTGCGGCAGCGTTCAGCCTGGCTCGGCTGGCAGAGCTGGATGAGCTGGAACACACCGCAGCCAAGGCATTGCAACAGCAACTCGATACGCTGGCCAAGCAGCACGCCAATGTGGTGAACGAGTTGACCCGAGCCATGGTCAAGGCCAAAACGGAAGACCGGGGTGCACTGGCAGAAACCGGCAGCGAGCTGATTGATGTACCGTACTATTTGCAGCGTTTGCAGCTACTTACAGAAGAGGCATTGCCAGAGAAGCAAAACCGCTTCAAAGAATATCTGAACCGTTCCTCTGACGATGGTGTCACCCAGTTGCTAATGTCGGTAGAGGCCGAAGTAGAACGTATCGAAGACAAGCTGGAAGAAGTTAACAGCACCTTGCGGCGTGTGGATTTTCAAGCTGGACGTTATCTGCAACTGGTGGCAGGCAAGGTGGTACATGAAAGTCTGAAAACTTTTAATCGGGCCATTGCCACGTTGCGATCGGCCCGCTTTGTCGAAGACGACGGCGAAAGCCAGTACAAAGCGCTGCGCGGCATTATTGCGCTGTTGCGGGATGCCTGTGAGCGTCAGCGCACCCAACCCGCCAAGGCCTTGCTTGATCCGCGTTTCCGGCTCGAATTCAAGGTGTCAGTCATCGATCGGGCAACCGGCAGCGTGATGGAAACCCGCAGTGGCTCCCAGGGTGGCAGCGGTGGTGAAAAAGAAATTATTGCGTCGTATGTGTTAACGGCATCGCTGTCGTATGCGCTGTGCCCGGATGGCAGTAATCGGCCCCTGTTTGGCACCATTGTATTGGATGAGGCTTTTTCGCGCAGTTCCCATGTTGTGGCGGGGCGCATTATCGCTGCGCTAACGGAGTTTGGTTTACACGCGCTGTTTATTACTCCCAACAAGGAAATGCGGTTGTTACGCAATCACACGCGTTCGGCCATTGTGGTACACCGACGGGGGATGGCATCGACCTTGACCGCGCTGACTTGGCAGGAACTCGATATCGTGTATCAGCAGCGCAGCGTGCAACGTATTCGTCAGCCGGAAGATGCCAATGATGAAACTTCCAGCTGATCTGGCAGAAAAGCTGAGCAGGCAATGGCAACAGACCGAGCTTCGGCTTGAACGCTTGTTGTCAGAGGCGGCCTGGCCGGTTGAGTTGATGATTGGCAAACCTTCCGGTGAGCAGTTTGCCCGCCATACCGCTGAGGTGCGACAGCAAGTGCAGGCCTGGCAGGCTGTCACGGTCGGAGAGGTCATTTTTACAGCGGTGAAATACCGGGCTGCGGCGGATGCGGTTGAACTGCCGTTGTGCTGGCGCTTGCACACACCAACCGAATGGGTCGCTGCTACTGAGAATGAACAGGTGCAGCAAGAGTTCCGGATATTGGAGCAGCTGGTTTTTAGCGGTCGTGTGCGTCAGGTGTACCACGCCGCCTTGATTCGTGAGCGCTCGCTGTGGCGCAATAAACCAGTTGAGGACGTGATCACCACCGCTTCTCTGGCTGATTCACTGTCGCCCGGTGCAGCGCAAGGCAGGCCTCTGCGTCTGATGGCAGGGTTTGGGGTGGATACTAAATTTATGGAGCGTAACGCCAAGCTACTGCAACGACTGCTGGACGAGCGTTATAACGGCACCGCCAGCGAGCAGGGGCTACACGCTTTTTTGGATGCAGCGGTTGAGTCCGACCATTGGCTGCTGGTGAAACCTCTGACCAGCGGGCTGTTGCCCTTTAAGCGGCTAAGACTGAGCACCCGTGAACTGGCTGATACCCCCTTGCCTTGCCGTCGTATTTTGGTGATCGAAAACGAACGCTGTGAACACCTGTTACCGGAGCTGGATGCCATTGCGATTCTGGGGGCAGGTCTGGATCTGGGCTGGCTGGCGTCGCGGGTCTTTGACGGTAAACAGATTCTCTATTGGGGTGATATGGACAGCTGGGGCTTAACCATGCTGGCGCGCGCCAGACAGCTGCGCCCGGCAATAGGCTCGGTACTGATGGATCAGGCCACGTTCGAAGCATTCCATGTTGGTGCTGCCGTGGTAGAACCGGCTCCAGCAGGAGAGCAAATTCCAAATGGGCTGACGACAGCAGAACAGCAGTTTTATTTGTACTTGCTCAACAGCCCGAAAGGTCGGTTGGAACAGGAGTTTGTACCTGCATCACGGGTCGCCGACGCATTAAATAACTGGATAAAGCACCAACTGACCAACAACAGGTAGGGACGAGCACCGTCTCTGTCCGGAACGAGCACCGTCTCTGTTCGAAATACCAATGCCACGCACGGAGGCGTTCGGCGGCCACAGGTAGGGACGAGCACCGTCTCTGTCCGGAAGGAGCACTGTCCCTGTCCGGAACGAGCACCGTCTCTGTCCGAAATACCAATGCCACGCACGGGCGGTTCGGTGGCCACGCAACGGTGAACCTGCCTGTCGTCGTGGCTGTCTGTTATAAATTTCTGTAGAATATCGGCCTCTTTTTTGTTCTTTCATCGTTACGGTGGGGGACAACCGACTTACAGACCAGTGACACAGACAGGTATCCCTTTGGAAATCAATCCAATCATCGAAACGATCAAAGACCTCACGGCGCGCACCGACGTGCTTAGGGGGTATCTTTGACTATGCCAACAAGACTGAACGGCTGGAAGAAGTAGAGCAGGAACTGGCTCAACCCGACGTTTGGAACGACGCTGCCCGCGCTCAGGAGCTGGGTAAGGAACGTTCCGCGCTGGAAGCGGTGGTCAAGACCATCGACACCCTTGATACCGGCCTTGCAGATCTGAAAGACTTGCTCGATATGGCCGTTGAGGAAAACGACGAAGAGGCGGTCGCTGAAGTTGAGTCTGAACTGGCCGACCTGCGGCAACAACTGGAGGCGCTGGAATTCCGTCGTATGTTCTCCGGTGAGCTGGATGCCAACAATGCTTACGTGGAAATCCAGTCCGGCTCGGGTGGTACAGAAGCCCAGGACTGGGCCAATATGATGTTGCGGATGTATTTGCGCTGGATTGAAGCTCATGGTTTCAAGGGCGAGTTGATGGAAGTATCCGATGGCGAAGTGGCCGGTATCAAGGGCGCGACCATCCGGGTTGAAGGCGAGTACGCTTATGGCTGGCTACGCACCGAGACTGGCGTTCACCGACTGGTGCGCAAGAGTCCGTTTGATTCCGGCAACCGTCGGCATACCTCGTTCTCTTCTGTGTTTGTATCACCGGAAGTGGATGACGATATCGATATCGAGATTAATCCGTCGGATCTGCGTATCGACGTTTACCGGGCTTCCGGTGCCGGTGGTCAGCACGTTAACCGGACGGAATCCGCAGTGCGTATTACTCACTTGCCGACCAATATCGTGACCCAGTGTCAGAACGATCGCTCGCAGCACAAGAACAAAGACCAGGCCATGAAACAGTTGAAGGCCAAGTTGTACGAGTTCGAGCTGCAAAAACGTAATGCCGCTGCTCAGGTGCTGGAAGATTCCAAGTCGGATATCGGCTGGGGCAGCCAGATTCGCTCTTACGTGCTCGACGATGCCCGTATCAAGGATTTGCGCACCGGGGTCGAAACCCGCAATACGCAAGCGGTATTGGATGGCGGTCTGGATCAGTTTATTGAAGCGAGCCTGAAAAAGGGGCTGTGATGCTGGTCAGTGGCTTGGCCCGATTGCATGTCGGCGGCAAGCCATCTCTACCGCGCACAGAGTACATAGTGTCTGACGTCCGTGTGTTGACGTCTGATCTGAAAACCATACATATAAGGTTCGACGTCTGACTTCGACGTCCGACCCTATACAGAACCGGGTTAAACAATGACCGAACAGAATCAAACCGCCCAGGAAGAAAACAAACTGATTGCCGAGCGTCGCGCCAAGCTGGAACAGCTGCGTGAAGGTAGCTTGGCAAATGGCCACCCGAATGACTTCAAGCGTGAACATTTGGCGGGTGAATTAAAAGCCAAGCATGGCGAAAAAGACAAGGCAACCCTGGCGGAAGAGCAGCACCCGGTCGTGGTTGCCGGTCGTGTGATGCGTCGTGGCGGCCCATTTGTCGGGATTCAGGACAGCAGCGGTTCGATCCAGTTTTACCTTGCCAAACCGAAGCAGAAAGAAAGCGAAGCGTGGCAGCTGCTGGACATCGGCGATATTGTCGGCGTGGCGGGCACCTTGCAGAAATCTGGCAAGGGCGATTTGTACGTTGAAATTGATGACATTACCAACCTGCGCATCCTGACCAAGTCCTTGCGGCCACTGCCAGACAAGTTTCATGGTCTGGGTGATCAGGAGATGAAATATCGTCAGCGTTATGTCGATCTGATCATCAATGAAGAAACTCGTAACACGTTTTTGATGCGTTCAAAAATCATTGAAGGCATTCGCTACTTCTTGTCCCAGCGCGGTTTTATGGAAGTGGAAACCCCCATGCTGCAAAGCATTCCGGGTGGCGCAACGGCCAAACCCTTTGAAACCCATCACAATGCCATGGGTATTGATATGTTCCTGCGGATCGCGCCAGAACTGTATCTGAAGCGGCTGGTGGTGGGCGGTTTCGACAAGGTGTTCGAGATCAATCGTAACTTCCGTAACGAAGGCACCAGCACCCGCCATAATCCTGAATTCACCATGATCGAGTTTTATCAGGCCTATGCGGATTACCGCGACCTGATGGACATTACCGAATCCATGTTGAAATTTATTGCCGAATCGGTGCTGGGCAACACTACCATTGAATATGGCGAATCAACCTACGACTTTGCTGCGCCGTTCCAACGCATGACCATGGTTGATGCGATTCTGAAGTACAACCCTGCAATGGACGCCGACGTGCTGAATCATGCTGAAGCCCATATCGACACGCTGAAACAGTACGCCCAGCAGGTCGGTATCAAAGACTCGCCCAAGCAGGCCGCTTGGGGGGCAGGCAAGTACATTTGTGAAATCTTCGAAGCAACCGCTGAAGAGCAATTGGATCAGCCCACCTTTATTACTGAATACCCGTGGGAAGTATCACCGCTGGCGCGTCGTAACGATGCCAACCCGTTTGTGACCGACCGTTTTGAATTCTTTGTCGGCGGTCGTGAACTGGCCAACGGTTTCTCCGAGTTAAACGACGCGGAAGACCAAGCGGCCCGCTTCCGCAAGCAGGTCGAAGAGAAAGACGCTGGTGACGATGAGGCGATGCACTACGATGCCGACTATATCAACGCGTTGGAATACGGCATGCCGCCAACCGCAGGTGAAGGGATCGGCATTGACCGTCTGGTAATGCTGTTTACCAACTCACACACCATTAAAGATGTGATCCTGTTTCCGCATATGAAGCCGCTGGCGTAATTCGGTTTCACTGTTTTTGTTTTGCATTTTGGTACGCACCCGAACTGCCCCAGGGCAGTTCAGCCTGTTTCTGGATCAGTAATATGAACAATAACTCGCAGACGATGGCGTGGATGGCTGAAGCCCTGTCTGACGCACTACTCCATGATAATCTTGATCATTTTCTGACACTGTTCAGAAAGACGATGGCGGTACCGGCCGCTGACTTCAAGTCGGATACACTGGGGCAGTACCTGTTTCAGTTACTGCCCAAATCCTCGAATCAGTTTGTTTTGGTGGCTCCGGCTTTTCCGGGGCGCAATGATCCCTGTTTCTGTGGCTCGGGCAAAAAGCTCAAAAAATGCTGTGTCGCGCTGAGTGATTTTCCGCTGCCTGTACCTGCCGATCTATTTTTGCTGGCCTTGTCAGCAATGAATAACCAGCAGTTGTTGGCGTTGGCGGAAAAGCCAGGCTGGACAGCCGCCGCTGCCGCTCTGTTCTGTGAACATGCGATGACGGAAATGGCATTCGATGCCGTGGTGACGGTCGGGCGTTATCTGACCTGCGAACCCGCAAAACTCAGAAACGAGCATCAGGAGCTGGTGAGTACCTTGTTCGATGCGTTGCTTGAAGTGCAGCTGGATGACGAACGATTTGCTTTGATGCAGCAACTGACCGAATGCAAACGCGCACCGTCGGTACAGTCTCTTGCCTATCAGCGTCTGGCTATGTTTGTATTTGAACAAGGGCAGGCAGCAGAAGCCCGGCAATATTTGCAGCAGGCGATGCGTCTGGATCCTGACCAGTACGAATTGCCAATGACGGAACTGACCATATTGTGCGCTGTTGCCGAAGATGCGGAAGTACGCGCCAGAGCCAAATTCTGGCAAGCCCGATTGCAGAAAAAGTATCAACAGGGCACCCCGATTCTGGAGTTCGTCAATCAAGTGGTGAAGGAAGGCAAGGCGCTTTATCTTCAACAACTCGATAGGATCGAAAACCTGTTAGATGTGCGCGAAGAGACTGCGGCTTTAGCGTTGGCCGATCCGTATATTGTGAATGTCGAAAAGGTACTCTCGCTGTTTGAGAGGTCTGAAAATACCTTTACCGGGTCTGCGTGTGACTTCAAGGTCGTTAAAGGCGAGGCGTCACGAATTCTGAAAGCGGAATACCGTCAAGACTATAAGGCATGGATACAGCAGCTGAGCTTGATGGAACAAGACTGTCTCTCTCAGGCTCAGCGCCAAGAGCGAAGGTTAGGTGACGACCATTTCCGGGAAATGGCCGATGACATGCGTTGGTTGCTGCCAGATACTCGCTGGATCGACATATTACGTCAGGCCCCAGCCTTGCTGAATCATATTGAGGTGATTCAGCGGTTGACAGATATGGCGCAGCCGCTGCCCTATCCAGAAGCAGACGACACTGCTGACAGCCCTAACCAGCTCAGTTGTTTTGGTATATTCAGAATGATATTGGGGTTCAAGCGTCGGGAAGTGTTAATGAATATCTGTTTATCCTTACCCGCTGAGCTGACGTTACCTGGGCGTTTAAAGGCCAATCAGCCGTTTTGGGATCTGGCATACGACTACTACCTGGATTGTTGCGAGCACGTTGACGGTGATGTGGATAATGAAGATATGCTGGAACAACTGGTTGCACGAGAGCCAGCCACGCCAGTGTGGTTGCAAGAAGCGCTGGCACTGGTTTACCTGAAACAGCAGAAAAGTGAACAGCTGGTGGCGCTGGTACGGGGATGTCGACGCACCTCGGTGGCGTGTATCCTGATGCAGGCTTATGCTCTTCAGTTACAGCAACAGCCACAAGACGCGCTGGCTTGTATTCAACAATTGTTAGTGCGCAATCGCAAGTTTTTACGCCAGCTCAAGATGGCGCTGGCAGAGACAAGCCTGAGTCCGTTGGAAAATACAACGCTGGTAACCTTTGGCCAGATACTGCTGGAAGACAACGACAATCAGGCTGTGGTGGGTTGCCGTCAGTGGCTGTTGAGGCATCTGCCGAGCTGATGTTGTAATGGACAGGGACAGCCAGAGTTAGGGACGGGGCGCTACCCCCGTCCTCTTATTATTATGCGTTACTGCACGATGGTCACCGGATAAACCGCAGACTTTTTGGCCGTTGGGTTGAGTTTTCTCATTTCCGGAGCCAGTTTACCCAGTTCCTTGGCGCGGTTGCCAGATGACGGGTGAGTTGATAAGAACTCCGGCCCGGAGCTGCCACCGACTTTCTGCATTTTTTCCCAGAGCGTAACGGCGGAGGTCGGGGAATAACCAGCACGGGTAGCCAGCTCGATGCCGATACGGTCTGCTTCGTTTTCGGCAGTCCGACTGTTGGGCAGTTGCAAGGCATACTTCGCTGCCATGGCACCACCCGAGAGGGCGATGGCGTTGTTGTCGGTAGCAGCAGCTGTTGCCGCCAGGCCGGCATTGATCACCATGGCCCGCGACATTTGCTCGGCGGTGTGGTTGGCCAGCGCGTGGGAAATTTCATGCCCCATGATTTGGGCAATTTCATCATCGGTCAGATTGAGTTGGTCGATAATGCCGGTATAAATAGCCATACGACCGCCGGCCATACACCAGGCGTTCAAGGTGTCGGGGTCGTTAATGATGGCCACACTCCATTCCCAGCTGGCTGTTTTCGGGTATTTGGCAACCGCTTCTGTGATCAGTCTTCCGGTAATGGTTTTGATGCGACTGATGCGCTTGGGGTCGGTGACCAGCTGGTCGCTTTCTTCCAGCTCGCTGACGGTGCTCAGGTAGGCGCTTTTGGATTCGCTGATGGCTTTTTCTGGTGAGATTACCATCAATTGGGTACGTCCGGTGGGGCTGGTGGCGCAACCGGCCAAGATCAGGGCGGTGGTGATTCCCGAAAGCAGCAAGGATGTGTTGATAGTCAGTTTGGGTGTGTACGTCATTATCGTTTTCCGTTTTTGATAATCCTGATATGGCCAGTTTACGGTCAATTGCCTTCAGTCTGAAGAGATGCAGTGACAGTTCGTTTAATTCAGGGTGTCTCTGTCATCCGGCTGTTATAATCGCCGCAATATTATTGTGAGGCGTCTACGTGTTTACTGATTATCCCCTGAATGCTCGCCTGGCGCTTGGCCTGGAAAAATTGTCTCTGGAAGCTCCGACGGAGGTGCAGCAGGCAGTACTGCCGCTGGCATTGGCGGGCAAGGATATTCAGGTCTGTGCCGAGACGGGCAGTGGTAAAACCCTGGCCTATCTGTTGCCCGTGATGCAGGGGTTACTGGATCGGGATGCGCCCAACTCCGCAACCCGTGCGTTGATTATGTGTCCCACCCGAGAGCTGGCTACCCAGGTGACCAAGGTGTGTCAGCATTTTTGTGACCTGACGACACTCAGTGTCGGGCAGTTGTGTGGTGGTGAAGAGTTCCAGTATCAGGCGGCGTTGCTGCGTAAAAATCCGGAGTTGATTATTGCAACGCCAGGTCGTCTGGTGGATCACCTGAAACGTGGTACGTGTGATCTGGGCGATCTGGAATATCTGATTCTGGATGAAGCCGACCGTATGCTGGATATGGGCTTTGCCGAAGATATGGACATCATTCGTCGCGCTTGTAATAACGAGCGTCAGACCATGCTGCTTTCGGCGACCTTGCGCCATGAAGGGGTTGGCCGAATTGCCGCCAATCTGCTGAAAAATCCTGAAGAAATCACTACCCATACCATTCAGGAGCAGCACGGTTTAATCACCCAGCAGCGGATTCTGGCGGATGATAACGCTCATAAAGACCGCTTGATCGCCTGGTTACTGGCGCATGAAACCTACGAAAAGGCGTTAATTTTTGTTAACAAACGCACCGAGGTCGAACGCCTGTCAGAATTTGTTCGTCGTCATCGTAACGGTGTTGCCATGCTACACGGCGAAATGACCCAGGATGAGCGCAAGTATGTGATGCAGACGCTCAGGGAAGGCAAACGTAATATTCTGGTGGCGACGGATGTGGCGGCGCGTGGCCTGGATGTTGAGGGAATGGATCTGGTGATCAATTATGATCTGGCGCGCAAGGGCGATGAATACGTTCACC from the Candidatus Thalassolituus haligoni genome contains:
- a CDS encoding DUF3322 domain-containing protein; the protein is MMKLPADLAEKLSRQWQQTELRLERLLSEAAWPVELMIGKPSGEQFARHTAEVRQQVQAWQAVTVGEVIFTAVKYRAAADAVELPLCWRLHTPTEWVAATENEQVQQEFRILEQLVFSGRVRQVYHAALIRERSLWRNKPVEDVITTASLADSLSPGAAQGRPLRLMAGFGVDTKFMERNAKLLQRLLDERYNGTASEQGLHAFLDAAVESDHWLLVKPLTSGLLPFKRLRLSTRELADTPLPCRRILVIENERCEHLLPELDAIAILGAGLDLGWLASRVFDGKQILYWGDMDSWGLTMLARARQLRPAIGSVLMDQATFEAFHVGAAVVEPAPAGEQIPNGLTTAEQQFYLYLLNSPKGRLEQEFVPASRVADALNNWIKHQLTNNR
- the prfB gene encoding peptide chain release factor 2 (programmed frameshift) codes for the protein MPLEINPIIETIKDLTARTDVLRGYLDYANKTERLEEVEQELAQPDVWNDAARAQELGKERSALEAVVKTIDTLDTGLADLKDLLDMAVEENDEEAVAEVESELADLRQQLEALEFRRMFSGELDANNAYVEIQSGSGGTEAQDWANMMLRMYLRWIEAHGFKGELMEVSDGEVAGIKGATIRVEGEYAYGWLRTETGVHRLVRKSPFDSGNRRHTSFSSVFVSPEVDDDIDIEINPSDLRIDVYRASGAGGQHVNRTESAVRITHLPTNIVTQCQNDRSQHKNKDQAMKQLKAKLYEFELQKRNAAAQVLEDSKSDIGWGSQIRSYVLDDARIKDLRTGVETRNTQAVLDGGLDQFIEASLKKGL
- the lysS gene encoding lysine--tRNA ligase — translated: MTEQNQTAQEENKLIAERRAKLEQLREGSLANGHPNDFKREHLAGELKAKHGEKDKATLAEEQHPVVVAGRVMRRGGPFVGIQDSSGSIQFYLAKPKQKESEAWQLLDIGDIVGVAGTLQKSGKGDLYVEIDDITNLRILTKSLRPLPDKFHGLGDQEMKYRQRYVDLIINEETRNTFLMRSKIIEGIRYFLSQRGFMEVETPMLQSIPGGATAKPFETHHNAMGIDMFLRIAPELYLKRLVVGGFDKVFEINRNFRNEGTSTRHNPEFTMIEFYQAYADYRDLMDITESMLKFIAESVLGNTTIEYGESTYDFAAPFQRMTMVDAILKYNPAMDADVLNHAEAHIDTLKQYAQQVGIKDSPKQAAWGAGKYICEIFEATAEEQLDQPTFITEYPWEVSPLARRNDANPFVTDRFEFFVGGRELANGFSELNDAEDQAARFRKQVEEKDAGDDEAMHYDADYINALEYGMPPTAGEGIGIDRLVMLFTNSHTIKDVILFPHMKPLA
- a CDS encoding SEC-C metal-binding domain-containing protein, whose translation is MNNNSQTMAWMAEALSDALLHDNLDHFLTLFRKTMAVPAADFKSDTLGQYLFQLLPKSSNQFVLVAPAFPGRNDPCFCGSGKKLKKCCVALSDFPLPVPADLFLLALSAMNNQQLLALAEKPGWTAAAAALFCEHAMTEMAFDAVVTVGRYLTCEPAKLRNEHQELVSTLFDALLEVQLDDERFALMQQLTECKRAPSVQSLAYQRLAMFVFEQGQAAEARQYLQQAMRLDPDQYELPMTELTILCAVAEDAEVRARAKFWQARLQKKYQQGTPILEFVNQVVKEGKALYLQQLDRIENLLDVREETAALALADPYIVNVEKVLSLFERSENTFTGSACDFKVVKGEASRILKAEYRQDYKAWIQQLSLMEQDCLSQAQRQERRLGDDHFREMADDMRWLLPDTRWIDILRQAPALLNHIEVIQRLTDMAQPLPYPEADDTADSPNQLSCFGIFRMILGFKRREVLMNICLSLPAELTLPGRLKANQPFWDLAYDYYLDCCEHVDGDVDNEDMLEQLVAREPATPVWLQEALALVYLKQQKSEQLVALVRGCRRTSVACILMQAYALQLQQQPQDALACIQQLLVRNRKFLRQLKMALAETSLSPLENTTLVTFGQILLEDNDNQAVVGCRQWLLRHLPS
- a CDS encoding M48 family metallopeptidase, with the translated sequence MTYTPKLTINTSLLLSGITTALILAGCATSPTGRTQLMVISPEKAISESKSAYLSTVSELEESDQLVTDPKRISRIKTITGRLITEAVAKYPKTASWEWSVAIINDPDTLNAWCMAGGRMAIYTGIIDQLNLTDDEIAQIMGHEISHALANHTAEQMSRAMVINAGLAATAAATDNNAIALSGGAMAAKYALQLPNSRTAENEADRIGIELATRAGYSPTSAVTLWEKMQKVGGSSGPEFLSTHPSSGNRAKELGKLAPEMRKLNPTAKKSAVYPVTIVQ
- a CDS encoding DEAD/DEAH box helicase; protein product: MFTDYPLNARLALGLEKLSLEAPTEVQQAVLPLALAGKDIQVCAETGSGKTLAYLLPVMQGLLDRDAPNSATRALIMCPTRELATQVTKVCQHFCDLTTLSVGQLCGGEEFQYQAALLRKNPELIIATPGRLVDHLKRGTCDLGDLEYLILDEADRMLDMGFAEDMDIIRRACNNERQTMLLSATLRHEGVGRIAANLLKNPEEITTHTIQEQHGLITQQRILADDNAHKDRLIAWLLAHETYEKALIFVNKRTEVERLSEFVRRHRNGVAMLHGEMTQDERKYVMQTLREGKRNILVATDVAARGLDVEGMDLVINYDLARKGDEYVHRIGRTGRAGKSGLAISLISPYEWNLKAAIESYIQVVMEPRKIEGLVAVYKGPKKLKASGKAASVGKRKPKTKAAPSGRDGKPARTGPRPSRPAVAGSRPAAGSRTAEGNRPAAVGSRPSTRKSNVTDGEGFAPLHRKKPTE